One genomic window of Phycisphaerales bacterium includes the following:
- a CDS encoding M12 family metallo-peptidase, with protein MWHRIVAVLAATGVGLLGSANGQNLSEPSEGLHEGPLVVTLDADRPDRLPLPGGSVVRLDLEPFALCGPDARIVIADGAGEHEAGFDPTAISFWRGVVEGYPGSHVFLSIAEGSTIGRIELGAGRPTYAISSRGGDPEAGGVELGAGEVVVFRARGSLAEGRAPLACGVGIMPIGPSMREESRSGNGPGSTLGTPFGPAINGLRMARLAVDADYAMFELFEDERAALTYLVQMYGAASDVFIRDASVRIDLVFLRVWTTPDNPYSGGVGRPAIPSGIEHDVSQLMSGRKDAPYGGLAYGICATASWVGYGIGRFPDPTKPSVFNHDISVVLHELGHSLGARHTHDYGLDECDSVASQPRRGTIMSYCTTTFSGGAALKDMHFHTGLRERIRQCTAARLPLDCNQNSIDDAEDIASGRSTDANANGIPDECEDCNGNGVLDSIDIGSGLSMDANANGIPDECEPDCNGNGLPDDLDIADGTSQDANADAIPDECQADCDGNGVFDWVDVFDDMSRDLDRDAVLDECQDCDADGVPDVVAIDHAHNTWTADLMRNAISEHHFQTGVLRGSSADGLLSEPMDVLITPDRRVLVASGADARVVEFDVEGSFARDLVPAGSGGLVYPTALMIDEDGDLLVADRDGNAVRRYDAQTGESLGDFVAPGTGGLEAPYALTRGPDGNLFVGTDAAGVLEFDAVSGAFARQFVEPGAGGIGESRGVLFIPGIEPGTWRFLVADMETDAIMEFDATTGDFVGQFSVGTWRGRLADPWALRLGPDGYVYASIHRASAGSSPLLFPPAVLAFDATTGSIFIALIAGVDADTTTPTGFDFVPGDGLDCNLNRIPDACDVADGTSQDRNRNGVPDECEDLCIADCDGDGALTVFDFLCFGVAFEAGDPIADCTGDGVIDVFDFLCFQNAFASGCQ; from the coding sequence ATGTGGCATCGAATCGTGGCCGTTCTCGCGGCCACCGGCGTTGGTCTGCTAGGCTCGGCGAACGGCCAGAACCTCTCCGAACCGAGCGAGGGCCTGCACGAAGGTCCGCTCGTGGTCACGCTCGACGCAGACCGGCCCGACCGCCTGCCGCTTCCCGGCGGCTCGGTGGTCCGGCTCGACCTCGAGCCCTTCGCCCTGTGCGGGCCCGACGCTCGCATCGTCATCGCCGATGGAGCAGGCGAGCACGAGGCGGGCTTCGACCCCACCGCGATCTCCTTCTGGCGCGGCGTGGTCGAGGGCTACCCCGGCTCGCACGTGTTCCTGTCGATCGCCGAGGGCTCGACCATCGGCCGCATCGAACTCGGCGCGGGCCGGCCGACGTACGCCATCAGCTCGAGAGGCGGCGACCCCGAGGCCGGTGGCGTCGAGCTTGGGGCGGGCGAGGTGGTCGTGTTCCGAGCTCGTGGCAGCCTCGCCGAGGGACGCGCTCCCCTCGCGTGCGGCGTCGGGATCATGCCGATCGGGCCATCAATGCGAGAAGAGTCAAGAAGCGGCAACGGACCCGGCTCGACGCTTGGCACGCCGTTCGGCCCGGCGATCAACGGCCTTCGGATGGCAAGGCTCGCGGTCGATGCCGACTACGCGATGTTCGAACTGTTCGAAGACGAGCGTGCGGCGTTGACCTACTTGGTCCAGATGTACGGCGCCGCCAGCGACGTATTCATCCGCGACGCCTCCGTCCGCATCGATCTCGTGTTCCTGCGCGTGTGGACCACGCCCGACAACCCCTATTCCGGCGGCGTCGGGCGGCCAGCGATTCCAAGCGGCATCGAACACGACGTGTCGCAACTGATGTCCGGAAGAAAGGATGCTCCGTACGGCGGGCTTGCCTACGGCATCTGCGCGACCGCTTCCTGGGTTGGCTACGGCATCGGCAGGTTTCCCGATCCCACGAAGCCCAGCGTGTTCAACCACGACATCAGCGTTGTCCTCCACGAATTGGGGCACAGCCTGGGCGCGCGACACACCCACGACTACGGCCTCGACGAGTGCGACAGCGTCGCCTCTCAGCCCCGCCGCGGCACGATCATGAGCTACTGCACCACGACGTTCAGCGGCGGCGCCGCGCTGAAGGACATGCACTTCCACACGGGCCTGCGCGAACGAATCCGCCAATGCACCGCGGCCCGGCTCCCTCTTGACTGCAACCAGAACTCCATCGACGACGCCGAAGACATCGCGTCGGGCCGCAGTACGGACGCCAACGCCAACGGCATTCCCGACGAGTGCGAAGACTGCAACGGCAACGGCGTACTCGACAGCATCGACATCGGTTCGGGCCTGAGCATGGACGCCAACGCGAACGGCATCCCCGACGAATGCGAGCCGGACTGCAACGGCAACGGCCTGCCCGATGACCTGGACATCGCCGACGGCACCAGCCAGGACGCCAACGCCGACGCCATTCCCGACGAGTGCCAGGCCGACTGCGACGGCAACGGCGTGTTCGACTGGGTCGACGTCTTCGACGACATGTCCCGCGATCTCGACCGGGATGCCGTGCTTGACGAATGCCAGGACTGCGACGCCGACGGCGTGCCCGACGTCGTCGCGATCGACCACGCCCACAACACGTGGACCGCCGACCTCATGCGGAACGCCATCAGCGAGCACCACTTCCAGACGGGCGTGCTCCGTGGTTCATCGGCAGACGGCCTGCTGAGCGAACCAATGGACGTCTTGATCACGCCCGACCGCCGCGTGCTGGTCGCCAGCGGCGCCGACGCCCGCGTGGTCGAGTTCGATGTCGAAGGATCGTTCGCGCGAGATCTCGTTCCTGCTGGTTCTGGGGGCCTGGTCTATCCCACGGCGCTCATGATCGATGAGGATGGCGATCTGCTCGTCGCGGACCGCGACGGGAATGCCGTGCGTCGTTATGACGCGCAGACCGGCGAGTCACTCGGAGATTTCGTCGCGCCGGGCACGGGCGGGCTCGAGGCGCCGTACGCCCTGACCCGAGGCCCGGACGGCAACCTGTTCGTCGGGACCGATGCCGCGGGCGTCCTCGAATTCGACGCGGTGTCGGGTGCCTTCGCCCGTCAGTTCGTGGAGCCCGGCGCCGGCGGCATCGGCGAGAGCCGCGGCGTGCTCTTTATCCCCGGCATCGAGCCCGGAACGTGGCGGTTCCTCGTGGCCGACATGGAGACCGACGCCATCATGGAGTTCGACGCGACGACGGGCGACTTCGTCGGCCAGTTCAGCGTCGGAACGTGGCGCGGGCGGCTCGCCGATCCGTGGGCCCTGCGCCTTGGCCCCGATGGCTACGTATACGCGAGCATCCATCGCGCCTCCGCGGGTTCGTCGCCGCTGCTGTTCCCGCCCGCCGTCCTCGCGTTCGACGCAACGACGGGCTCGATCTTTATCGCGCTCATCGCTGGCGTCGACGCCGACACGACGACGCCCACCGGATTCGACTTCGTCCCCGGCGACGGCCTCGATTGCAACCTCAATCGAATCCCAGACGCCTGCGACGTCGCCGACGGCACGAGCCAGGACCGCAACCGCAACGGCGTGCCCGACGAGTGCGAAGACCTCTGCATCGCCGACTGCGACGGCGACGGAGCGCTCACAGTCTTCGACTTCCTCTGCTTCGGCGTCGCGTTCGAGGCCGGCGATCCGATCGCCGACTGCACGGGCGACGGCGTGATCGACGTGTTCGATTTCCTGTGCTTCCAGAACGCGTTCGCGAGCGGCTGCCAGTAA
- a CDS encoding M12 family metallo-peptidase encodes MPQQARIRPSRILAAFATTAAACLARPALQPALEVDATIQSGTRDHILSLDATRWQDAWERSLTTRVAGVPLADGERVDLVLEPFRIVAPGAKILVVDHAGEREASLDDGSITFWRGHVEGLHGSHVFLSIAESSIVGRIELGAGRPTYGISSKGGDPAAGGVALGQGQAVVYRANRTTDRQTSPVLCGTHAGIQPDAPNTGAWTPSVPAPTGGVRRARLAVDSDYEFFELFENERAALVYLTQAYAMVSDLTVRDVGVRLDLIYLRLWTTPDDPYGISATFPDLSDAPQYDIGQLMSGSKFASAGGAARVCARASWVAYATGEFDGPITGSVLNQDVRIAAHEVGHNLGALHPHNYGVDQCDDPATRPRRGTLLSYCSQTFSGGTKLTDPHFHTRIREVIAGCVPDRLPFDCNGNGIDDLLDIDAGASLDANANGVPDECEDCNANGVLDSIDIDSGTSNDANGNGIPDECEPDCNGNGLPDDLDIAANSLDRNGDGIPDECQADRDGDGVADWTNIYDDMARDIDRDGVLDETQDCDGDGIMDIDAIDHAHNIWAVSSGDAKIKEYHFGSGVLRAESRQNRLQDPIDVLVSLDRRVLVTDAGFGGVAEFDRAGTWMRWLVEPGSGGLVYPTALAISPEGDLLVADRDGNSVLRYDADTGAFLGVFVEPMSGGLMAPYGITIGPDDNLFVNTDHAGVLEFDGRTGAFVRTVVEHGAAGLHHGRGILFIPRPVELGPGWRLLVASGEEHNVLEFDPDTGDFVGVFNEGDFRGKLRDPWGLRQGPDGSVFVSSANAHPRLPPPASGSPGPTTAGLHLTRPHIFQYDGRSGKLVRAYVQGIDSQLDHPKGFDFVPGPLDRNLNGIPDSCEATCPADCDGSGSIDLLDFLCFQNAFAAGDAKADCNGDGSLDIFDFLCFQRAFDIGCP; translated from the coding sequence ATGCCCCAGCAGGCCCGAATCCGTCCGAGTCGAATCCTGGCTGCCTTCGCGACCACCGCGGCGGCGTGCCTGGCCCGGCCGGCATTGCAACCGGCGCTCGAGGTCGACGCGACGATCCAGAGCGGAACACGGGACCACATCCTCTCGCTCGATGCCACGCGATGGCAGGACGCCTGGGAACGGAGCCTAACGACCCGCGTGGCCGGCGTGCCGCTGGCCGACGGCGAGCGCGTCGATCTCGTGCTCGAGCCGTTCCGCATCGTTGCGCCCGGCGCCAAGATCCTGGTCGTCGATCACGCGGGCGAACGCGAGGCGAGCCTGGACGACGGGTCCATCACCTTCTGGCGGGGCCACGTCGAAGGCCTGCACGGCTCGCACGTCTTCCTCAGCATCGCCGAAAGTTCGATCGTCGGCCGCATCGAGCTCGGCGCGGGCCGGCCGACCTACGGCATCAGCTCCAAAGGCGGCGATCCGGCCGCGGGCGGCGTCGCGCTCGGGCAGGGCCAGGCCGTGGTGTATCGGGCAAACCGCACGACGGACCGCCAGACATCGCCCGTGCTGTGCGGTACGCACGCGGGCATCCAGCCCGACGCGCCCAACACCGGCGCGTGGACGCCGTCCGTGCCCGCACCCACGGGCGGCGTCCGCCGCGCCCGGCTCGCGGTCGACAGCGACTACGAGTTCTTCGAGCTCTTCGAGAACGAGCGGGCCGCGCTCGTCTACCTGACCCAGGCCTACGCGATGGTCAGCGACCTCACCGTCCGCGACGTGGGCGTTCGGCTCGACCTGATCTACCTGCGACTCTGGACCACGCCCGACGACCCGTACGGCATCAGCGCCACGTTCCCCGACCTGTCCGACGCACCGCAGTACGACATCGGCCAGCTGATGAGCGGCTCCAAGTTCGCCAGCGCCGGCGGCGCGGCTCGCGTGTGCGCAAGGGCGTCCTGGGTCGCATACGCCACGGGCGAATTCGACGGCCCCATCACCGGCAGCGTACTGAACCAGGACGTCCGCATCGCCGCCCACGAGGTCGGGCACAACCTCGGCGCGCTCCATCCCCACAACTACGGCGTCGACCAGTGCGATGATCCGGCGACGCGTCCACGCCGCGGCACGCTGCTGAGCTACTGCTCTCAGACCTTCAGCGGTGGCACCAAGCTGACCGATCCGCACTTCCACACGCGCATCCGCGAGGTCATCGCGGGCTGCGTGCCCGACCGCCTGCCCTTCGACTGCAACGGAAACGGCATCGACGATCTACTCGACATCGACGCGGGCGCCAGCCTCGACGCGAATGCCAACGGCGTGCCTGACGAGTGTGAGGACTGCAACGCCAACGGCGTGCTCGACAGCATCGACATCGATTCGGGCACGAGCAACGACGCCAACGGCAACGGAATCCCCGACGAATGCGAGCCGGACTGCAACGGCAACGGCCTGCCCGACGACCTGGACATCGCCGCCAACAGCCTCGATCGAAACGGCGACGGCATCCCCGACGAGTGCCAGGCCGATCGCGACGGCGACGGCGTGGCCGACTGGACCAACATCTACGACGACATGGCCCGCGACATCGACCGCGACGGCGTCCTCGACGAGACGCAGGACTGCGACGGCGACGGCATCATGGACATCGACGCCATCGACCATGCCCACAACATCTGGGCCGTGTCCTCGGGCGATGCGAAGATCAAGGAGTACCACTTCGGCAGCGGCGTGCTGCGGGCCGAGAGCCGCCAGAATCGCCTCCAAGACCCCATCGACGTCCTCGTCTCGCTCGACCGCCGCGTACTGGTCACCGACGCCGGCTTCGGCGGCGTGGCCGAGTTCGACCGCGCGGGCACCTGGATGCGTTGGCTGGTCGAGCCCGGCAGCGGCGGGCTCGTCTATCCCACGGCCCTGGCCATCTCGCCCGAGGGCGACCTGCTCGTGGCCGACCGCGACGGCAACAGCGTCCTCCGCTACGACGCCGACACGGGCGCGTTTCTCGGCGTGTTTGTCGAGCCCATGTCCGGCGGCCTGATGGCGCCCTACGGCATCACCATCGGCCCCGACGACAACCTCTTCGTCAACACCGACCACGCCGGCGTCCTCGAGTTCGACGGCCGGACCGGCGCCTTCGTCCGCACCGTCGTCGAGCATGGCGCCGCCGGCCTGCACCACGGCCGAGGCATCCTGTTTATCCCAAGACCCGTCGAGTTGGGCCCGGGATGGCGCTTGCTCGTCGCGAGCGGCGAAGAGCACAACGTCCTCGAGTTCGACCCCGATACGGGCGACTTCGTCGGCGTCTTCAACGAGGGCGACTTCCGAGGCAAGCTCCGCGACCCGTGGGGCCTGCGTCAGGGCCCCGACGGCAGCGTCTTCGTCAGCAGCGCCAACGCGCACCCTCGCCTGCCCCCGCCCGCCTCGGGCTCGCCCGGCCCGACGACCGCGGGCCTGCACCTGACCAGGCCGCACATCTTCCAGTACGACGGGCGCAGCGGCAAGCTCGTCCGCGCGTACGTCCAGGGCATCGATTCGCAGCTCGACCACCCCAAGGGCTTCGACTTCGTGCCCGGCCCGCTCGATCGAAACCTCAACGGCATCCCCGACTCGTGCGAGGCCACCTGCCCGGCCGACTGCGACGGCTCGGGCTCGATCGACCTGCTCGACTTCCTCTGCTTCCAGAACGCCTTCGCCGCGGGCGACGCCAAGGCCGACTGCAACGGCGACGGCTCGCTGGACATCTTCGACTTCCTGTGCTTCCAGCGAGCGTTCGACATCGGCTGCCCCTAG
- a CDS encoding MgtC/SapB family protein yields MLETIFGPPMQSPEAWYQGPARLVLAMLFGAVAGFEREARGHFAGLRTHAMVSLGAAGFALISTELFEYLLQTAESTAGHATRIVSAIVGGVGFLGAGAIIQSGGKVHGLTTAAGLWAIAAAGAAAGLALVPIAMTIALLCLLVLLAQAVDKAVQGVADEDADDPKDE; encoded by the coding sequence ATGCTCGAGACCATCTTCGGACCACCCATGCAGTCGCCCGAAGCCTGGTACCAGGGCCCGGCGCGGCTCGTGCTGGCGATGCTCTTTGGGGCCGTCGCCGGCTTCGAGCGTGAAGCGCGCGGGCACTTCGCGGGCCTTCGCACCCATGCGATGGTCTCGCTGGGCGCCGCCGGCTTCGCGCTCATCTCGACCGAGCTCTTCGAGTACTTGCTGCAGACCGCAGAGTCGACCGCCGGCCACGCCACGCGCATCGTGTCGGCCATCGTCGGCGGCGTCGGCTTCCTCGGAGCCGGGGCGATCATCCAGTCTGGCGGCAAGGTGCACGGCCTGACCACCGCCGCGGGGCTGTGGGCGATCGCCGCCGCCGGAGCGGCGGCGGGCCTGGCTCTCGTGCCGATCGCCATGACGATCGCGCTGCTGTGCCTGCTCGTCTTGCTCGCCCAGGCGGTCGACAAGGCCGTCCAGGGCGTTGCCGACGAGGACGCGGACGATCCCAAAGACGAGTGA